From the Planktothricoides raciborskii GIHE-MW2 genome, the window CCTAAACTTGCTTGTTTTATTTCTAATTCCTTAATCTTTTCTTTGATTAATAAGTTAATTTTTTCAGTTTTTCCAGATAATTTATGATATTCTGCTTGTAAATTGGGCAATTCTGCCCTTAGCTGTTCTGCTTTATTATTATCAGTAATTTGCTGTTCTAATAAAGCCAGTCGCGTCATTTGTCTGCCATTGATAATGGCGGCAGATGCCACACTTGTCGCCGAAGTTGCCAAGGCGATCGCCCCTGATTTAAGCATATTCTGCCCTAACAGTAAAGCAATCACAATTGTCACCGCAAAAGTGGGACACCCTGCCAGTAGCCAATCAATGGTGCGATTTTGTGAGTTCATATTTTTCTGAGAAACAAAGCTAACACAATTATGTTATAATACTGCATTATTTTACTTTTGCTCCTAATTCCCTCTATCCTCTTTCCTCTATCCTCTTTCCTCTTTCCTCACCAATATGCAAATCACTCAATGTCTTCATACCGCGATTTTAGTCACTGACTTAGAAAAATCAGCCCAATTTTATGGAGAAATTCTCGGACTAGAAAAAGTGGCGCGATCGCTCAAATTTCCGGGCATCTGGTATCAAATTGGCGACTATCAAATTCACCTCATGGTTGATTCCCAAGCCCACCAAGGAACCATCCATAACTCCCAAGAAACAAAAACACAGTGGGGACGCAACCGCCATATTGCCTTTGCTGTCACCGATATTCAAGCCGCGAAAACCCAACTAGAAGCCCATCACTATCCCGTCCAAATGAGTTCATCCGGTCGCCCCGCATTATTTGTCCAAGACCCCGATGGCAATGTGATTGAATTAAGTCAGCTTTAGTTGGTTGGTGGTTGGTGGTTGTTTGGGGCCGCCATCGGCCGCCATCGGCCGCCATCGGCCGCCATCGGGGGAGAAGTGAAAAGTGGTAGGGGCGAATGGCCATTCGCCCGTACAAGTGAAAAGTTATGCATAAATATCACTATTCACTATTCACTATTCACTATTCACTATTCACTATTCACTCTTCCCTACACCGATGGCGGCCCTACACCCTCTTTCCTCTTCCCCCTACACCGATGGCGGCCCTACACCGATGGCGGCCCTACCCCCCAGATTTGATGTTTTCCCAAGCTTTAATTGGGCATTCTGTTTGCATCAGATCGTGATTTAAAGGCAGCCAAAACGTAAAACAACTACCCCGACCCACTTCTGATTCTAAAGTGATATCGCCCCCGTGCATTTGGGCCAGCTTTTGGGATAAAGCCAATCCCAGACCCGTCCCTTCATATTTCCGAGAAAGTCCTTGATCTAGTTGGTGAAATGGCTCAAATATTAAAGCTTGTTCCGCTTCAGGAATGCCAATTCCGGTATCAATTACGGAAAAACAAATCTTATCTTCATTTTGCCAAACTTTCAGGGTGACTGACCCAGCATGGGTAAATTTAATGGCATTAGATAACAGATTAAACAGAATTTGCTTAATCCTCCGACTGTCTCCCACACAAAACCTAGCATCAGGCGCAATTTCTTTGCGTAATTCTAAGCCTTCATTTTTGACTCGTTCTTGTATTAAGGATAAACAAGCCCCACAAATTTCTTCCACTAGCAGTGCTTGCGGATGTAAATTTTCTTCCTTGGCTTCGAGCTTAGAAATATCCAGTAAATCATTAATTAAATTTAATAATTGTTCTCCACATTCCGTGATGCTAGAAATATACTGTTTTTGTTTTTCATTCAGAGGGCCAAAAAACTCTTGAATGAGAACATTAGAAAATCCCAAAATACCCGTGAGTGGGGTGCGGAGTTCGTGACTCATATTGTTGAGAAATTCAGTTTTTGTTCGATTGGCAGCCTCTGAAAGAATTTTCTCTTGTTCCAGTTCTAGGGTACGTTTTTTAACCAGTTGTTCTAAGCGTTCGTAGCTTTGGGCATTGTACAGGGCGATCGCGGTTTGATCGGCAATCCGTTCTAATAGATGAATTTCATCGGGTTCAAAAAATCGATTTTTCGTGGTGCTATGGATGGAAATCGCCCCAAAAAATTCCTCCCGAATATAAATTGGTACTCGCAAGAGTGACACAATATTTCCTCGATCAAGTTGCTGCTCCCAACTCGACCCATAGCCCACTCGTTCTTGATTCAAATCCGCCAAAAAATAGCCAGATTGTGACGCAAAATACCCCAGGGGTTCTTTCCATTCTGATAAAGGCGCATGGAAACCCAATAAAGACGAAACGTTTTCGCTCGATCGCCATTCATGCACCACTTGCACTCGTTGATTTTTCATCGAAAAAATTACCACGCGATTGCCTTGAAAATATTCTCCGGTTTGTCTGACAATTTGGGATAAAATATAATTGGGATCTAGCTGAGAGTTAATTTCTCGAATGATTTCATTCAAAAGTTGCTCTTGCTGGGCTTGTTGTTGAATTTTTTCAAAGAGTTTCGCCTGCTGAATCGCGATCGCACATTGGTTAGAAATCGTACTCATCAAAATCAGATCGTCTCCAGTCCATTCGCGGTGGCGATCGCATTGATGTAAACAAATATTTCCCCAATAAACTTCTTGATTCAACAACGGAGCAATCAAAAAACCTCGAATCCCGTCTTCGTTGGCTTTCGAGAGAATATTGGGGGGTAAATCAGCTTGATCGATATTGCTAACAAAGACAGGATTTCCTCGGCTCAGAGTTGTATGGTAATATTCAAGCAAATAGCAATGTTTACCAATCACTTGCTCTCGGTCTGGTGTAGCGTGACTGGCATAACGGACTTGGGGTTTATGTTGCGGATCCAACAAAAATACCAGACAGCGGCTCACATTCAATGCTTGATGTAATAAATCCACCGTAGTTTGCAGCACTTCTTCCAGGACTAAAGTGCCGCGCATTTCATAGACAATTTGGTTAATAATCGCTTCTCTTTTAGCAGAATAACGCATATGCTCCAGGGCAATTTTATCCTGTCGTCGCAAAGCAAACTCCACTAGAGATCGCTGCAAAACTTCTGGTAATTTTTCTATCTGCTGGCGATTGATATAATCAGAAAATCCTGATTTTATACAATGGGCAACAGTGCTTTCTCCGATAGAACCAGCGATCAAAATCATCGGAATCACTTGATTCAGTTCTTCTTGCCATTTACAGATATCTAACCCGGTAAAATTTGACATTTGATAAGCCGATAACACCGCGTCGTACTGAACCGTCGCTAAAAGAATCCGACAAGTTTCTGGGTTATTAGCAAAATCATAAGTAAAATCTTTTTGGGCATTTCTTAAAACATCAACAATTAACTGTATATCTGACATCTCCGGCTGCACAATCAATAAGTGCATCGTTGATAGATGAGAAGAATGGTAAAGCATCGCTTAGGTACTTTTGATAAATTAAATCCCCAAATTGCATCAATTTAACTTAATTCATTGGCGGCGATCGGTAATTTTTTTAAATCCCCCTGGGGATTTGGGCGTAACCCAGGGACTCTTAAACCATATTCACCGAGATTTAAGCTGATTTTTCTGGACTGTTTAGTGGCATGGCTTCATATCTGGAAGCTTGCAACTAGCTGATGGACTGAATTGATCTTTTGTTTCCCGACCATGATTTGATTTATTTTAACAAATCTTATCCTTGGTAAAAATTAGATTTTTCCCGATCGGGTATGATCAGAAATCAGCATTTACTTGATGTTTACTCGATTCCTTGTGGGGATAGACACCGAGTCATCGCCAAACTTATTAGGGTCACGTCCGAACGCTTCGCCCTGAGCTAATTTTAACCGGATTTTACAATGTTGGCAATCTGTAAACATCGAGGATTCGTCTTGTACCGAACAACAACGTAATATAATTCTTAGATTATTGACTGTTGACTGTTGGCTGTTCACTGTTGGTTGTGGGCTGTGGGTTGTTAGTTGTTGGTTGTTGGTTGTCCTTAGTCCTTAGTCCTTAGTCCTTAGTCCAAGAACAAACAACAAATAACAAATAACAAACAACAAATAGCAAATAACAAATAACAAGCAACAAATAACAAATAACAATCGTATTTGTCCGTGGAATCCCGTTGATCTTTTCTATATTCGACAAAATTCGACAAAGCAGAAAATCAATGAGCAATCCCAATTCTGTTCTGACAGAGGTGCTAAAAGTCTTACCTCAGCTACGTCCACAAATTTACTTTAAAACTTCTCTAACGGCCTTGTCCCATGCGATGGAAGATCAGGTTTTGGCAGGGACAGAGAAGCCTTTGGTGATTGCTTGCTTTCAACGCGAACGCTTTTATCGTCAGGAAGCCCAGCGATATCGGCGCATTGGACTTAAAAGTAATCAAGTCTATGTCCTCGCAGCACCAGATACTAATTTTAAAAATGCTTCGGGTATTCACGAAACAGTTGCTTTTGACCCCAACGATGGTCTATCTCACGAGTGGCATTTAGTGGTGGTGGCACAAACTTATGCTACTTGCTTGGTCTGTCGGGAACGGGAGGCGGTGGCAAATCTGCCGGACATTGCCGAAATAGATCAAGCCCGTCGGTTTGAGGGGATTTGGACTTTCGATCGCCGGGTGGCTTGTGAAGCCGCAAAAGTTTTGTTGCAGCGGATTTTGGAGTATCGACCGGAGTTAGCCGAAAAAATTGAGCAAGGGCGATCGCTCTTATCAACGACAAAAACTCTAGTCTCTTATGTGAATCCTGACCCATTTGCCGATCGCCTTGTCACTTATTTGCAAGCCTCTCAGTATAAATTAATCAAAACCTATCGATCGTTAGCCGAACAAGAACAGCGGGAAAGATCGATTAACCTGATTACTACCGCAATTCGGCGATCGCTTAATCCCGATGAAATCTTCCAAGTGGCTGCCGAAGAAATTGGCAAAGCCTTGGGGGTTTGCCGTTGTTTAATTTACCGCTGCAAAGCCAGCGATCGCACCGCCACCATTAGCCATGAATTTTTAAGCCCAGGAGTAGAGTCTCTCGCGGGGCAAATTTGGCCTCTGACCGAAAATCCCTTATTTCAGGAAGTTGCCGCCACCGCTGAACATATTTATATAGAAAATGCTGCCACTGACCCCAGGCTGGCCGCAGAAAAGACACAAGGCTTTATCCGTCGAGCTAATATTGGTTCTTGGCTATTGGTGCCGGTCTTATATCAAAATCAGCTAGTAGGCATGGTGGAGTTACATCACTGCGGACAATGCTCCAGAGACTGGAGTCCGCACGAATTAGCCTTAGTCGAGGGCATCACCACCCAAATTGGGGTGGCTTTGATTCAAGGGGAAGCTTTCGCCCACTTGGAAAGTTTGAACGAACAGCTAGAAGCCTTAGACCGGACTCGCAGCAACCTGATTGCCATTACCGGACACGAGCTCCGCACCCCCCTTTCCACCATTCAAGTTTGCCTGGAAAGTTTAGCCAGCGACCCGGATATGCCCCCTGAACTCAGGCAAGTCATGCTGAGTACCGCCTTGGATGATGCGGATCGAATGCGAAAATTAGTCCAAGACTTTTTAACCTTATCCCGCTTAGAAAGTGGTCGGGTAGAATGGCATCCAGAACCCATGCCCCTGGAAGAATGCGTCTATTTATCCCTCAGTAGTATCACGACCCGCTATCCCCAAAATAAACGACCAGAGATTATTTTGGCCGTACCGCCAGATTTGCCCTTAGTTCGGGCAGACGGTGAATGGTTGGTAGAAGTGCTGACGAAATTAATGGATAACGCTTGTAAGTTTACGCCCCCGAATGGCAAAATCACCGTCGGCGCCCAGCAGCTTGACGATCAAACCCTGGAAGTGATCGTCAGTGATACCGGACGCGGTATTGCCCGCGATCGCCTCGAAGCCGTATTCGATCGCTTTTATCAAGAAGAAGGCGCCCTGCGTCGTACTGCTGGGGGCACTGGTTTAGGGTTAGCCATTTGTCGGCAAATTGTCACCGGGTGGCAGGGAAAAATTTGGGCCACGTCTTCGGGACTGGATCGAGGCAGTGAGTTTCATTTCACTATTCCCCTATTTACTGGCAAGTTAGATCGGCCAATCAAAGCCGCCAAACAGGGAACAGGGAACAGGAAACAGGGGAGAGAGTGAATAGTGAATAGTGAATAGTGAATGTTGATTGTTGTTTGTTGTTTGTTGTTTGTTGTTTGTTGTTTGTTGTTTGTTGTTTGTTGATTGTTGTTTGTTGTTTGTTGATTGTTGTTTGTTGTTTGTTGATTGTTGTTTGTTGATTGTTCTTGGTTCTTTCTTCAACAACCAACCAAAGAATCCCTACCCAAAGAATCCCTACCCAAAGAATCCCTACCCAACAACAACCAACCAACCCCCAACCAACAACAACCAACCAACCCCCAACCAACAACCAACCAACAACTAACAACCAATAACTAACAATTCCTCAAACAATTGATCGCCCAAGGTCATTAGTCTCAGGGAAGGATGTTCGTCAAAAACTTCGGGATAAAAGGTGACTGATATTTCTTGATTTTGATAGGTTAACTGCCAAATTTTATCGCCTATTGGGGTGAACACAATTCCCCGCGATCGCAAAAGTTCTGCCATTATTTCCGATTGGGTAAAAAGTTGCTCAATTTCTGCTGGAGTAATCGGAGAAACGGGCAAAGTTTGGCGGATTTCGGCTAAATCTGCCTCCACATCCATGCCCACCATTTCATCTAAATCTGGACGTAAAAAGGGGCGATCGCATTCTCGGTCAAATTCTGCCATTAATACATCTTCTTCTTCCGGGTCTGCACTCATCACCACTTTTTCAATAAAGGTGGGAACTTGGGCTAAAATTGGCTGCAAATGTCCCACCACATTGGTAAATAAATTGATGCGATCGCGCAATTTTTTATATACTTTGGCCTCAACCGTACCATCATAATAAAAATTATGCACTTTTACCGTAGGATAGCGCTGACCTATGCGATCTAAGCGGCCAATTCTTTGTTCTACCCGCATCGGATTCCACGGCAAATCATAATTAATTAAAACCCCACAAGTTT encodes:
- a CDS encoding VOC family protein, with translation MQITQCLHTAILVTDLEKSAQFYGEILGLEKVARSLKFPGIWYQIGDYQIHLMVDSQAHQGTIHNSQETKTQWGRNRHIAFAVTDIQAAKTQLEAHHYPVQMSSSGRPALFVQDPDGNVIELSQL
- a CDS encoding ATP-binding protein, which produces MSDIQLIVDVLRNAQKDFTYDFANNPETCRILLATVQYDAVLSAYQMSNFTGLDICKWQEELNQVIPMILIAGSIGESTVAHCIKSGFSDYINRQQIEKLPEVLQRSLVEFALRRQDKIALEHMRYSAKREAIINQIVYEMRGTLVLEEVLQTTVDLLHQALNVSRCLVFLLDPQHKPQVRYASHATPDREQVIGKHCYLLEYYHTTLSRGNPVFVSNIDQADLPPNILSKANEDGIRGFLIAPLLNQEVYWGNICLHQCDRHREWTGDDLILMSTISNQCAIAIQQAKLFEKIQQQAQQEQLLNEIIREINSQLDPNYILSQIVRQTGEYFQGNRVVIFSMKNQRVQVVHEWRSSENVSSLLGFHAPLSEWKEPLGYFASQSGYFLADLNQERVGYGSSWEQQLDRGNIVSLLRVPIYIREEFFGAISIHSTTKNRFFEPDEIHLLERIADQTAIALYNAQSYERLEQLVKKRTLELEQEKILSEAANRTKTEFLNNMSHELRTPLTGILGFSNVLIQEFFGPLNEKQKQYISSITECGEQLLNLINDLLDISKLEAKEENLHPQALLVEEICGACLSLIQERVKNEGLELRKEIAPDARFCVGDSRRIKQILFNLLSNAIKFTHAGSVTLKVWQNEDKICFSVIDTGIGIPEAEQALIFEPFHQLDQGLSRKYEGTGLGLALSQKLAQMHGGDITLESEVGRGSCFTFWLPLNHDLMQTECPIKAWENIKSGG
- a CDS encoding DICT sensory domain-containing protein, yielding MSNPNSVLTEVLKVLPQLRPQIYFKTSLTALSHAMEDQVLAGTEKPLVIACFQRERFYRQEAQRYRRIGLKSNQVYVLAAPDTNFKNASGIHETVAFDPNDGLSHEWHLVVVAQTYATCLVCREREAVANLPDIAEIDQARRFEGIWTFDRRVACEAAKVLLQRILEYRPELAEKIEQGRSLLSTTKTLVSYVNPDPFADRLVTYLQASQYKLIKTYRSLAEQEQRERSINLITTAIRRSLNPDEIFQVAAEEIGKALGVCRCLIYRCKASDRTATISHEFLSPGVESLAGQIWPLTENPLFQEVAATAEHIYIENAATDPRLAAEKTQGFIRRANIGSWLLVPVLYQNQLVGMVELHHCGQCSRDWSPHELALVEGITTQIGVALIQGEAFAHLESLNEQLEALDRTRSNLIAITGHELRTPLSTIQVCLESLASDPDMPPELRQVMLSTALDDADRMRKLVQDFLTLSRLESGRVEWHPEPMPLEECVYLSLSSITTRYPQNKRPEIILAVPPDLPLVRADGEWLVEVLTKLMDNACKFTPPNGKITVGAQQLDDQTLEVIVSDTGRGIARDRLEAVFDRFYQEEGALRRTAGGTGLGLAICRQIVTGWQGKIWATSSGLDRGSEFHFTIPLFTGKLDRPIKAAKQGTGNRKQGRE